From Anopheles funestus chromosome 3RL, idAnoFuneDA-416_04, whole genome shotgun sequence, a single genomic window includes:
- the LOC125770469 gene encoding probable pyruvate dehydrogenase E1 component subunit alpha, mitochondrial isoform X1, whose amino-acid sequence MGLSKWVNTIFRSSKAAAAATEAIKTNNTSSSSGVENKAKTLSSQQQNGFASEATFETRAFKLHNLEEGPSTKVTLTKEDALKYYGQMYMIRRMETAAGNLYKEKVIRGFCHLYSGQEACAVGMRAAMRPEDSCITAYRCHGWTYLMGVAPQAVLSELTGRSSGCARGKGGSMHMYGRNFYGGNGIVGAQVPLGVGIGFAAKYNGTKGACIALYGDGAANQGQLFEVYNMAKLWNTPCIFVCENNGYGMGTSVERASANTNYYTRGDFVPGIWVDGMDVLAVREATRFALEHTSSGKGPILMETATYRYSGHSMSDPGTSYRSRDEIAEVRQTRDPITSLREKILTTELASVEELKEIEGKIRAEVDSATKLAKSDKEISVEELTADIYANPQNLTTVRNTLPLAELAHKRLGPAVNM is encoded by the exons ATGGGATTGTCTAAATGGGTGAACACAATCTTCCGGTCGAGCAAAGCGGCTGCGGCCGCTACCGAAGCAATCAAAACGAATAACACGAGCAGTTCCAGCGGTGTTGAGAATAAAGCG aAAACACTTTCAAGCCAGCAGCAGAATGGATTCGCCTCGGAAGCTACGTTTGAGACACGG GCTTTCAAGCTGCATAACCTTGAAGAAGGTCCATCGACTAAGGTGACCCTCACGAAAGAGGATGCCCTAAAATACTACGGCCAGATGTACATGATCCGGCGCATGGAAACGGCCGCTGGCAATCTGTACAAGGAAAAGGTGATCAGAGGGTTCTGTCATCTGTACTCTGGGCAAGAGGCGTGCGCCGTCGGAATGCGTGCCGCTATGCGTCCGGAGGATTCTTGCATCACCGCTTACCGCTGCCACGGATGGACGTATCTGATGGGTGTTGCGCCGCAGGCCGTTCTATCGGAACTGACTGGCCGAAGCAGTGGCTGTGCACGAGGCAAGGGTGGCAGTATGCACATGTACGGTAGAAACTTTTACGGTGGAAATGGCATCGTCGGAGCGCAGGTTCCGCTGGGCGTGGGAATTGGATTCGCTGCCAAGTACAACGGCACGAAGGGAGCATGTATTGCGCTGTACGGCGACGGTGCTGCCAACCAGGGTCAGCTGTTTGAGGTGTACAATATGGCCAAGCTGTGGAACACACCGTGCATTTTCGTCTGCGAGAACAACGGCTACGGCATGGGTACGAGCGTTGAGCGCGCGTCGGCCAACACCAACTACTACACGCGGGGAGACTTTGTGCCCGGAATTTGGGTCGACGGTATGGACGTGCTGGCCGTCCGTGAAGCTACCCGGTTTGCGTTGGAACATACCTCGTCCGGCAAGGGTCCGATCCTGATGGAAACGGCCACCTACCGATACTCTGGCCATTCGATGTCCGATCCGGGCACTAGCTATCGTTCGCGAGACGAAATTGCAGAAGTAAGACAAACGAGAGATCCGATAACATCGCTACGCGAGAAGATTTTGACCACCGAGCTGGCCTCGGTGGAGGAGCTGAAGGAGATTGAGGGAAAGATACGGGCGGAGGTAGACTCGGCAACCAAGTTGGCCAAGTCGGACAAAGAAATCTCCGTCGAGGAGCTCACCGCAGATATTTACGCGAACCCACAAAACCTGACGACCGTACGCAACACGCTGCCGCTTGCGGAACTCGCGCACAAGAGATTGGGACCGGCCGTCAACATGTAA
- the LOC125770469 gene encoding probable pyruvate dehydrogenase E1 component subunit alpha, mitochondrial isoform X2: MLSNVAKSIGQRNLFGKLKTLSSQQQNGFASEATFETRAFKLHNLEEGPSTKVTLTKEDALKYYGQMYMIRRMETAAGNLYKEKVIRGFCHLYSGQEACAVGMRAAMRPEDSCITAYRCHGWTYLMGVAPQAVLSELTGRSSGCARGKGGSMHMYGRNFYGGNGIVGAQVPLGVGIGFAAKYNGTKGACIALYGDGAANQGQLFEVYNMAKLWNTPCIFVCENNGYGMGTSVERASANTNYYTRGDFVPGIWVDGMDVLAVREATRFALEHTSSGKGPILMETATYRYSGHSMSDPGTSYRSRDEIAEVRQTRDPITSLREKILTTELASVEELKEIEGKIRAEVDSATKLAKSDKEISVEELTADIYANPQNLTTVRNTLPLAELAHKRLGPAVNM, from the exons aAAACACTTTCAAGCCAGCAGCAGAATGGATTCGCCTCGGAAGCTACGTTTGAGACACGG GCTTTCAAGCTGCATAACCTTGAAGAAGGTCCATCGACTAAGGTGACCCTCACGAAAGAGGATGCCCTAAAATACTACGGCCAGATGTACATGATCCGGCGCATGGAAACGGCCGCTGGCAATCTGTACAAGGAAAAGGTGATCAGAGGGTTCTGTCATCTGTACTCTGGGCAAGAGGCGTGCGCCGTCGGAATGCGTGCCGCTATGCGTCCGGAGGATTCTTGCATCACCGCTTACCGCTGCCACGGATGGACGTATCTGATGGGTGTTGCGCCGCAGGCCGTTCTATCGGAACTGACTGGCCGAAGCAGTGGCTGTGCACGAGGCAAGGGTGGCAGTATGCACATGTACGGTAGAAACTTTTACGGTGGAAATGGCATCGTCGGAGCGCAGGTTCCGCTGGGCGTGGGAATTGGATTCGCTGCCAAGTACAACGGCACGAAGGGAGCATGTATTGCGCTGTACGGCGACGGTGCTGCCAACCAGGGTCAGCTGTTTGAGGTGTACAATATGGCCAAGCTGTGGAACACACCGTGCATTTTCGTCTGCGAGAACAACGGCTACGGCATGGGTACGAGCGTTGAGCGCGCGTCGGCCAACACCAACTACTACACGCGGGGAGACTTTGTGCCCGGAATTTGGGTCGACGGTATGGACGTGCTGGCCGTCCGTGAAGCTACCCGGTTTGCGTTGGAACATACCTCGTCCGGCAAGGGTCCGATCCTGATGGAAACGGCCACCTACCGATACTCTGGCCATTCGATGTCCGATCCGGGCACTAGCTATCGTTCGCGAGACGAAATTGCAGAAGTAAGACAAACGAGAGATCCGATAACATCGCTACGCGAGAAGATTTTGACCACCGAGCTGGCCTCGGTGGAGGAGCTGAAGGAGATTGAGGGAAAGATACGGGCGGAGGTAGACTCGGCAACCAAGTTGGCCAAGTCGGACAAAGAAATCTCCGTCGAGGAGCTCACCGCAGATATTTACGCGAACCCACAAAACCTGACGACCGTACGCAACACGCTGCCGCTTGCGGAACTCGCGCACAAGAGATTGGGACCGGCCGTCAACATGTAA
- the LOC125770455 gene encoding putative fatty acyl-CoA reductase CG5065, translating to MTTQSGCYESVTDFYANTDVFITGGTGFLGKVLIEKLLRSCPDIGCIFVLMRNKRGKSIETRVNELVSYPLFDRLREENKSALNKVVPVFGDITQLRLGMYQEDIQRLSNVSVAFHLAASVRFDDPLRDAIKTNICSTQELFEVLKTTTAKIRAVVHVSTAYSNPENRHVEEKLYPPKYDWQKLVQAVDRYEPEVLDALMQKLSQNSPNTYTYTKGLAEQVCNHYCNELPLAIVRPSVVLFTIQEPMSGWVDNFNGPTGMLVSAGIGITRTAYLRPRNRINIIPVDVVVKTIILAAWKRGTLERTCGPNHLPIYNSAVTYEQSLEYQEMLDRGKEYLYAVPFSRMLWVPRGYPTDWKALYYFKLIFTMLLPSFLLDLLIRMFGHKPFLMKLQSRIYGSEVSLRYFVWNEWEFDTKQTNNLIELLNEKDRSTFGWYMPRTLTGTYLENAYITIRRYLMKDPDETIPYAKRKLARMILFERIIQIIAGCLTLVAICRSMFAGSL from the exons ATGACGACACAGTCAGGATGTTACGAATCCGTGACGGATTTTTACGCCAACACGGATGTTTTCATTACCGGTGGGACGGGATTTCTGGGGAAGGTGTTGATCGAGAAGCTGCTCCGCTCCTGTCCAGACATTGGGTGCATCTTCGTGCTAATGCGCAACAAGCGTGGCAAATCGATCGAGACGCGCGTTAACGAACTCGTCAGTTATCCC CTGTTCGACCGGTTGagggaggaaaacaaaagtgcCTTGAATAAGGTGGTCCCGGTATTCGGTGACATTACACAGTTGCGCCTGGGAATGTATCAGGAGGACATCCAGAGGCTAAGCAATGTGTCGGTAGCGTTCCATTTGGCCGCTAGCGTTAggtttgacgatccgttgcGTGATGCTATTAAGACGAACATCTGCTCGACGCAGGAGCTGTTCGAGGTGCTTAAAACTACAACCGCCAAGATACGGGCCGTGGTACACGTGTCTACCGCGTACAGCAATCCAGAGAATCGTCATGTTGaggaaaag CTTTACCCACCAAAGTATGATTGGCAAAAACTCGTCCAAGCCGTCGATCGTTACGAACCGGAAGTACTGGATGCGCTGATGCAAAA ACTTTCACAGAACTCCCCAAACACGTACACCTACACCAAAGGATTGGCGGAACAGGTATGCAACCATTACTGTAACGAGCTACCGTTGGCCATCGTACGGCCTTCGGTGGTGTTGTTCACCATACAGGAACCGATGAGCGGATGGGTGGACAATTTCAATGGACCTACGGGCATGTTGGTCAGTGCCGGGATAGGCATCACCAGGACAGCCTACCTGCGACCGAGAAATCGTATCAATATCATCCCGGTCGACGTTGTCGTAAAGACCATCATTCTGGCCGCTTGGAAGCGGGGAACCCTTGAGCGTACCTGTGGTCCTAACCATCTACCGATCTACAACAGTGCCGTCACGTACGAGCAGTCGCTGGAGTATCAGGAAATGTTGGATCGTGGCAAGGAGTACCTATACGCGGTACCATTTAGCCGTATGCTCTGGGTGCCTCGtggatatccaacggattggaAAGCTTTGTACTATTTCAAG CTAATTTTCACCATGCTTTTACCATCGTTTCTGTTGGATCTTCTTATCAGAATGTTTGGACACAAACCATT TTTAATGAAATTACAATCCAGAATTTATGGTTCCGAAGTTTCGCTGCGCTACTTTGTCTGGAATGAGTGGGAGTTTGATACGAAGCAgacaaataatttaatcgAATTGCTGAACGAGAAAGATCG GAGCACCTTCGGATGGTACATGCCAAGAACGTTAACTGGCACATATCTCGAGAATGCGTACATCACCATCAGACGCTACCTGATGAAGGATCCGGACGAGACGATTCCGTACGCGAAACGAAAGCTAGCACGTATGATACTCTTCGAACGTATCATTCAGATTATCGCTGGCTGCTTAACGCTGGTGGCCATTTGTAGGTCAATGTTTGCTGGAAGTTTGTAG